Proteins encoded by one window of Candidatus Acidiferrales bacterium:
- a CDS encoding PIN domain-containing protein, translating to MKATGSALLDTNVVVAHLRRDPDLTARLAEVTIYLPWVVLGELHYGAQRAQRREEAVTQVRDFLRIAVLLLPDENTAEHYGQLKAELVQAGTLIPDNDLWIAALAREFDLPLATRDRHFTVVPRLKTLSW from the coding sequence ATGAAAGCCACTGGTAGCGCCCTCCTGGATACCAACGTCGTAGTTGCCCATCTTCGCCGTGACCCCGATTTAACTGCGCGCCTCGCCGAAGTTACCATTTACCTGCCATGGGTGGTGCTGGGCGAACTCCACTACGGCGCGCAAAGAGCACAACGGCGCGAGGAAGCGGTTACTCAGGTCCGCGACTTTCTGCGAATTGCCGTCCTTCTGTTGCCCGACGAAAACACCGCTGAGCACTACGGCCAACTCAAAGCCGAACTGGTTCAGGCCGGCACCCTCATTCCGGATAATGATCTATGGATCGCAGCGTTGGCTCGTGAGTTTGATTTGCCATTGGCGACCAGGGATCGCCATTTCACAGTGGTTCCGCGATTGAAGACGCTCTCCTGGTAG